From the genome of Sulfitobacter sp. DSM 110093, one region includes:
- a CDS encoding Hsp20 family protein, translating into MRSFDFAPLYRSSVGFDQIANMMDRVLTNDGATPSYPPYNIEKLDNDAYRISIAVAGFSDSDLSVEVREKALIVSARKADEDEAKSYLHRGIATRAFERRFHLADHVQVTGAAHANGMLHIELERQVPEALKPRQIAISSEVKAIDKDVVDAKSVN; encoded by the coding sequence ATGCGTAGCTTTGATTTCGCACCCCTTTACCGCTCCAGCGTTGGTTTCGACCAGATCGCCAATATGATGGACCGGGTTCTGACAAATGATGGGGCCACCCCCAGCTATCCCCCGTACAATATCGAAAAGCTCGATAACGATGCCTACCGCATCTCCATCGCCGTCGCCGGTTTCTCTGACAGCGACCTGAGCGTCGAAGTGCGTGAGAAGGCGCTGATCGTCTCGGCCCGCAAGGCGGATGAGGATGAAGCCAAGTCCTACCTGCACCGTGGCATCGCCACCCGCGCCTTTGAGCGCCGCTTTCATCTGGCAGACCATGTTCAGGTGACCGGTGCGGCCCATGCCAATGGCATGCTGCATATCGAGCTTGAGCGTCAGGTTCCAGAAGCCCTGAAACCGCGCCAAATTGCGATCTCTTCCGAGGTGAAGGCGATCGACAAGGACGTGGTTGACGCCAAATCCGTGAACTGA
- a CDS encoding metal-binding protein ZinT, with product MQKTLASPLYLLTLGAGLAFSAPVYAETASETKNESHSHDHDHDHDHDHAHDHDHAKEDIYKGYFDDEQIKDRPLSDWAGDWQSVFPLLQQGALDPVMQHKAEEGDKTAEEYKAYYEVGYATDVDRITIEGNAVTFFRDGDPVQGRYASDGYEVLTYEKGNRGVRYVFAKEGGDAEAPAYIQFSDHIIASEKADHYHLYWGDDRAEVLAELTNWPTYFPTSMSAADIAADMQAH from the coding sequence TTGCAAAAGACACTCGCATCCCCGCTTTACCTTCTCACTCTTGGCGCTGGCCTCGCGTTTTCTGCACCGGTTTATGCGGAAACGGCTTCCGAGACAAAGAATGAGTCGCATAGTCACGACCACGACCACGACCACGACCACGACCACGCTCATGATCACGACCATGCCAAAGAAGACATCTACAAAGGCTACTTCGACGATGAGCAGATCAAGGATCGCCCCTTGTCTGATTGGGCAGGCGACTGGCAATCCGTGTTCCCGCTGTTGCAACAGGGCGCGCTTGATCCGGTGATGCAGCACAAAGCCGAAGAAGGCGACAAGACCGCGGAGGAATACAAAGCCTACTACGAGGTTGGCTATGCCACCGATGTGGATCGCATCACCATCGAAGGCAACGCTGTGACCTTCTTTCGGGACGGTGATCCGGTGCAGGGGCGCTATGCCAGCGATGGCTACGAAGTGCTGACCTACGAAAAGGGCAACCGCGGCGTGCGCTATGTTTTCGCCAAAGAGGGTGGAGATGCCGAAGCACCGGCGTATATTCAATTCAGCGACCATATAATCGCATCCGAAAAGGCCGACCACTACCACCTCTATTGGGGTGATGATCGCGCCGAGGTGCTTGCGGAACTCACCAACTGGCCAACCTATTTCCCCACCAGCATGAGCGCCGCTGACATCGCGGCGGATATGCAAGCGCACTAA
- a CDS encoding DUF6525 family protein: MAAYDRLPPALRAWLAQAALPWSPQSAHRIWCRALQRCEGDVAEAAHHLSRAEGWMLAQDRPER; the protein is encoded by the coding sequence ATGGCGGCATATGATCGCCTGCCACCGGCTCTGCGGGCTTGGCTTGCGCAAGCGGCATTGCCGTGGTCGCCACAATCCGCGCATCGGATTTGGTGTCGGGCGTTGCAGCGCTGCGAAGGGGATGTGGCTGAGGCCGCGCATCACCTGAGCCGCGCAGAAGGTTGGATGCTGGCGCAGGACCGCCCGGAGCGTTGA
- a CDS encoding NAD-dependent succinate-semialdehyde dehydrogenase has product MTDAKTDLKSLLKDPSLLETRAYIGGQWVDGDDGTFDVTNPARGDVIAQVADLSRAQVAGAIAQAEKAQKDWASWTGKERATVMRKWFDLMMENQDDLGTILTAEQGKPLAEAKGEIAYGASFIEFFGEEAKRVYGEMIPGHQRDKRIMVMKQPIGVAASITPWNFPNAMITRKAAPALAAGCSFVARPAAETPLSAIVMGVLAERAGIPAGVFNVLPSSSSSAVGREFCENPAVRKLTFTGSTEVGRILLKQAADQVMKCSMELGGNAPFIVFDDADLDAAVEGAIMCKFRNNGQTCVCANRIYVQAGVYDEFATKLKDRVSKMKVGDGLEEGTDLGPLINPEASDKVREHIKDAVDNGAEIILGNAKDDMGGNFFGPTIVTGVTQDMKVAKEETFGPLAPLFKFDDVDDVIAMANDTIFGLASYFYAKDLSRVYKVAEALEYGIVGVNTGIISTELAPFGGVKQSGLGREGSHHGIEDYLEMKYVCLSV; this is encoded by the coding sequence ATGACTGATGCTAAGACGGATCTGAAATCACTACTCAAAGACCCCAGCTTGCTGGAGACCCGCGCCTATATCGGCGGCCAATGGGTCGACGGCGACGACGGCACATTTGACGTGACCAACCCCGCGCGGGGCGATGTCATCGCACAGGTCGCTGACCTAAGCCGTGCACAGGTCGCAGGTGCTATTGCACAGGCAGAAAAGGCGCAGAAGGACTGGGCCAGTTGGACCGGTAAGGAACGCGCCACCGTGATGCGCAAATGGTTCGACCTGATGATGGAGAACCAAGACGATCTGGGCACCATCCTCACCGCCGAACAGGGCAAACCGCTGGCCGAAGCCAAGGGCGAGATCGCCTATGGCGCGTCCTTTATCGAATTCTTCGGCGAAGAGGCCAAGCGCGTCTACGGCGAGATGATCCCCGGCCACCAGCGCGACAAGCGCATCATGGTGATGAAGCAGCCCATCGGCGTTGCTGCTTCGATCACGCCGTGGAACTTCCCCAATGCGATGATCACCCGCAAGGCGGCCCCCGCGTTGGCGGCGGGCTGTTCCTTCGTGGCGCGCCCGGCGGCTGAGACACCGCTCTCGGCCATCGTCATGGGTGTGCTGGCCGAACGTGCGGGCATTCCGGCGGGCGTGTTCAACGTGCTGCCGTCGTCGTCCTCTTCGGCTGTGGGCAGGGAGTTCTGCGAGAACCCCGCCGTGCGCAAGCTGACCTTCACCGGCTCCACCGAGGTTGGGCGCATCCTGCTGAAACAGGCCGCCGATCAGGTGATGAAATGTTCGATGGAACTGGGCGGCAACGCGCCCTTCATCGTCTTTGACGACGCCGATCTTGATGCCGCCGTCGAAGGCGCGATCATGTGCAAGTTCCGCAACAACGGCCAGACCTGTGTCTGCGCCAACCGGATCTATGTGCAGGCGGGCGTCTATGACGAATTCGCGACCAAGCTGAAGGACCGGGTGAGCAAGATGAAGGTCGGCGACGGCCTTGAGGAAGGCACCGACCTTGGCCCGCTCATCAACCCCGAGGCGTCGGACAAGGTGCGCGAGCACATCAAGGATGCGGTCGACAACGGGGCCGAGATCATTCTGGGCAATGCCAAGGACGACATGGGCGGCAACTTCTTCGGCCCGACCATCGTGACCGGCGTGACGCAAGACATGAAGGTCGCCAAGGAAGAGACATTCGGCCCGCTCGCGCCGCTGTTTAAGTTCGACGATGTGGACGATGTGATCGCCATGGCGAACGACACGATCTTTGGCCTCGCGTCCTACTTCTATGCCAAAGACCTCAGCCGTGTGTACAAGGTCGCCGAGGCGCTGGAATACGGCATCGTTGGCGTGAACACCGGCATCATCTCGACCGAGCTTGCCCCCTTTGGTGGGGTCAAGCAATCCGGCCTTGGCCGCGAAGGCAGCCACCACGGGATCGAAGACTACCTTGAGATGAAATACGTCTGCTTGTCGGTCTAA
- a CDS encoding alpha/beta hydrolase, whose product MMLDDAYANAAYIDGADGFPPRWEKEAEAFRANLGARAQLNVRYGPSDRQKFDFFQPEGVSRGTVVFVHGGYWKAFDKSYWSHLAAGPLARGYAVAMPSYDLCPDVRISEISTQIAAALTEVANRTQGTIVLSGHSAGGHLVARMTDPLLLGAEVRDRITRIVPISAVADLTPLLQTEMNDTLQLDEAEAAAESPMNMTPPHGVDVTVWVGADERPVFLEQAENFARSWGAKQVVAEGKHHFDVIDPLAEPDSDLTKALLGS is encoded by the coding sequence ATGATGCTAGATGACGCCTATGCAAATGCAGCCTATATCGATGGGGCCGACGGCTTTCCGCCCCGCTGGGAGAAGGAGGCAGAGGCGTTTCGCGCAAACTTGGGCGCGCGGGCGCAGTTGAATGTGCGCTATGGCCCCTCGGACCGTCAAAAATTCGATTTCTTCCAGCCCGAGGGCGTGTCGCGCGGCACTGTCGTCTTTGTGCATGGCGGCTATTGGAAGGCGTTCGACAAGAGCTATTGGTCGCATCTGGCTGCCGGGCCATTGGCGCGGGGCTATGCCGTGGCGATGCCGTCTTATGACCTATGCCCCGATGTGCGCATCTCGGAAATATCGACACAAATCGCCGCCGCGTTGACCGAAGTGGCGAACCGCACGCAGGGCACCATCGTGCTGTCGGGCCATTCAGCGGGCGGGCATCTGGTGGCCCGGATGACCGACCCCTTGCTGCTGGGGGCCGAGGTGCGCGACCGGATCACGCGGATCGTGCCGATCTCAGCCGTGGCCGATCTGACACCGCTGCTTCAGACCGAGATGAACGACACTTTGCAGCTGGATGAGGCCGAAGCCGCCGCTGAAAGCCCGATGAACATGACCCCGCCCCATGGGGTTGACGTGACGGTTTGGGTGGGCGCCGATGAGCGGCCCGTTTTCCTTGAGCAGGCTGAGAATTTCGCCCGCAGTTGGGGCGCGAAGCAGGTTGTGGCCGAGGGCAAGCATCATTTCGATGTGATCGACCCGCTGGCCGAGCCGGACAGCGACCTGACCAAAGCACTTTTGGGCAGCTAA
- a CDS encoding DUF1523 family protein, translating into MKIVKWVFWVTIWVMVGAFFHYTLPQTDIVRVTDTYEKRIDFGNSSIFWSGSSTDSAGQAVNRDVFFIQTRRAKGDVMVYRNEDTGWGWPPYFKFDTANLQAEAADARSTTGAPQYYALKHYGWRSELLSIYPNAISLRAVEGPDAAKGIPFVTIIVLLLFAALVYAIWVRWRRFRRARLDPRIEAFEDDIAVRRGRFARWRAERRARK; encoded by the coding sequence ATGAAAATCGTCAAATGGGTGTTCTGGGTAACCATTTGGGTGATGGTGGGGGCGTTCTTCCACTATACCTTGCCACAGACCGATATCGTGCGTGTCACGGACACCTATGAAAAGCGGATCGACTTCGGCAACAGCTCTATATTCTGGTCCGGGTCGTCGACTGACAGCGCCGGGCAGGCGGTCAACCGCGATGTCTTTTTCATTCAGACCCGCCGCGCCAAGGGCGATGTCATGGTCTACCGTAACGAAGATACGGGCTGGGGCTGGCCGCCCTATTTCAAATTCGACACCGCCAACCTTCAGGCCGAGGCGGCAGACGCACGCAGCACCACCGGCGCACCACAGTATTACGCGCTGAAACACTATGGTTGGCGCAGTGAGCTATTGTCGATCTACCCCAATGCCATCTCGTTGCGAGCGGTCGAAGGGCCTGATGCGGCCAAGGGCATTCCCTTTGTCACCATCATTGTGCTGCTGCTTTTCGCGGCGCTGGTCTATGCGATCTGGGTGCGCTGGCGGCGCTTCCGCCGGGCGCGGCTGGACCCAAGGATCGAAGCGTTCGAAGACGACATCGCCGTACGACGGGGCCGTTTTGCCCGCTGGCGGGCCGAACGCCGCGCGCGGAAGTAA